A stretch of Vigna angularis cultivar LongXiaoDou No.4 chromosome 4, ASM1680809v1, whole genome shotgun sequence DNA encodes these proteins:
- the LOC108332099 gene encoding NADH dehydrogenase [ubiquinone] iron-sulfur protein 7, mitochondrial, with product MALLSRASSRIYQLHSHQRALSLHTTLPALNASTSTHTPTPYAPPPPPSASSPVGVSKAAEFVISKVDDLMNWARRGSIWPMTFGLACCAVEMMHTGAARYDLDRFGIIFRPSPRQSDCMIVAGTLTNKMAPALRKVYDQMPEPRWVISMGSCANGGGYYHYSYSVVRGCDRIVPVDIYIPGCPPTAEALLYGLLQLQKKINRRKDFLHWWTK from the exons ATGGCTCTTCTCAGTCGAGCCTCCTCACGCATCTATCAATTGCACTCCCATCAACGGGCGTTATCCCTCCACACCACGCTCCCAGCTCTCAACGCATCCACATCAACACACACGCCCACACCATATGCTCCGCCACCGCCTCCGTCCGCTTCATCTCCCGTCGGCGTTTCCAAGGCGGCGGAGTTCGTCATCTCCAAGGTAGACGATCTGATGAACTGGGCTCGCCGTGGCTCCATCTGGCCTATGACCTTCGGACTCGCCTGCTGCGCCGTCGAAATGATGCACACCGGCGCCGCCCGCTATGATCTCGATCGCTTCGGCATCATTTTCAGGCCCAGCCCTCGCCAGTCTGACTGTATGATCGTCGCAGGCACTCTCACCAACAAGATGGCTCCCGCTCTTCGCAA GGTTTATGACCAAATGCCTGAACCTAGATGGGTCATTTCAATGGGAAGTTGTGCTAACGGCGGAGGATATTACCATTACTCTTACTCAGTGGTTCGAGGGTGTGACAGGATTGTTCCTGTTGACATATACATTCCAGGCTGTCCTCCAACTGCTGAGGCTTTGCTGTATGGACTCCTCCAGCTGCAGAAAAAGATCAATAGGCGCAAAGATTTCCTCCATTGGTGGACAAAGTAA